A DNA window from Streptomyces parvus contains the following coding sequences:
- the dcd gene encoding dCTP deaminase, with protein MLLSDKDIRAEIDAGRVRIDPYDPSMVQPSSIDVRLDRYFRVFENHRYPHIDPAVEQPDLTRTVEPEGDEAFILHPGEFVLASTYEVISLPDDLASRLEGKSSLGRLGLVTHSTAGFIDPGFSGHVTLELSNLATLPIKLWPGMKIGQLCLFKLSSSAEFPYGSERYGSRYQGQRGPTASRSFQNFHRTQV; from the coding sequence GTGCTTCTCTCAGACAAGGACATCCGGGCCGAGATCGACGCCGGGCGAGTCCGTATCGATCCGTACGACCCTTCGATGGTGCAGCCGTCGAGCATCGACGTGCGGCTGGACCGCTACTTCCGGGTGTTCGAGAACCACCGGTACCCGCACATCGATCCGGCGGTGGAACAGCCCGATCTGACGCGGACCGTCGAGCCCGAGGGCGATGAGGCGTTCATCCTGCACCCCGGCGAGTTCGTGCTGGCTTCCACGTACGAGGTGATCTCGCTCCCGGATGATCTGGCCTCGCGGCTGGAGGGCAAGAGTTCGCTCGGGCGGCTCGGGCTGGTGACGCACTCGACGGCCGGGTTCATCGACCCCGGGTTCTCCGGGCACGTGACCCTGGAGCTGTCGAACCTCGCCACGCTGCCGATAAAGCTGTGGCCGGGGATGAAGATCGGGCAGCTGTGCCTGTTCAAGCTGAGCTCGTCCGCCGAGTTCCCGTACGGGTCCGAGCGGTACGGTTCGCGGTACCAGGGGCAGCGGGGGCCGACGGCTTCGCGGTCCTTCCAGAACTTCCATCGGACCCAGGTGTGA
- a CDS encoding phosphoribosyltransferase — MASDVRENLTYEGFGRAVRELAQAVADDGYEPDVVLSIARGGVFVAGGLAYALDCKNIHLVNVEFYTGVGTTLEMPVMLAPVPNAIDFSDKKVLIADDVADTGKTLKLVHDFCVDHVAEVRSAVIYEKSHSLVKCEYVWKKTDQWINFPWSVEKPVVRRDGQVLDA; from the coding sequence ATGGCTAGTGACGTGCGGGAAAACCTTACCTACGAGGGCTTCGGGCGCGCCGTGCGTGAGCTCGCGCAGGCCGTCGCCGATGACGGGTACGAGCCCGATGTCGTGCTGAGTATCGCGCGGGGCGGGGTGTTCGTCGCCGGCGGGCTCGCCTACGCCCTCGACTGCAAGAACATCCACCTCGTGAACGTGGAGTTCTACACCGGGGTCGGGACCACCCTGGAAATGCCCGTCATGCTGGCGCCCGTCCCCAACGCGATCGACTTCTCCGACAAGAAGGTCCTGATCGCCGACGATGTCGCTGATACCGGTAAGACGCTCAAGCTCGTCCACGACTTCTGCGTCGACCATGTCGCCGAGGTCCGCAGCGCCGTCATCTACGAGAAGTCCCACTCCCTCGTGAAGTGCGAGTACGTGTGGAAGAAGACCGATCAGTGGATCAACTTCCCCTGGTCGGTCGAGAAGCCCGTCGTCCGGCGGGACGGGCAGGTCCTGGACGCGTAG
- a CDS encoding Yip1 family protein codes for MAGFRIGRGRDNRTPQQPQQQRQQPYGGQAPQPPYGAQPWPTQGGPGNGAAPPPYGAPQGAPYNAGGYQGQGGHGHGGQGGGPGGHGEPEYFGDPYTDPAPHDPYANNPGHTQAFRVDEDPYGDGNTYRAGAAPAQPAGPRLRWKELLSGIVMRPGPTFWQMRDYPVWGPALVITFLYGLLALFGFDQAREEAINATISTAIPYVLFTGVGFVIGGLVLGAVTHTLARQLGGTGSWQPTVGLSMLIMSMTDAPRLLFALFLGGENSLVQIVGWLTWLAAGALFTSMVSKSHDLPWPKALGASAIQLIALLSIIKLGTI; via the coding sequence GTGGCTGGATTCAGGATCGGACGCGGCCGGGACAACCGCACCCCGCAACAACCGCAGCAGCAGCGGCAGCAGCCGTACGGAGGGCAGGCACCACAGCCGCCGTACGGTGCTCAGCCGTGGCCGACGCAAGGAGGCCCCGGCAACGGCGCGGCGCCACCGCCGTACGGAGCCCCGCAGGGCGCCCCGTACAACGCGGGCGGCTACCAGGGCCAGGGCGGACACGGACACGGCGGCCAGGGCGGCGGACCCGGGGGCCACGGCGAACCGGAGTACTTCGGCGACCCGTACACGGACCCCGCGCCCCACGACCCGTACGCCAACAATCCGGGCCACACGCAGGCGTTCCGCGTCGACGAGGACCCGTACGGCGACGGCAACACCTACCGCGCCGGTGCCGCCCCCGCCCAGCCGGCGGGCCCGCGGCTGCGCTGGAAGGAACTGCTGAGCGGCATCGTGATGCGCCCGGGACCGACGTTCTGGCAGATGCGGGACTACCCGGTCTGGGGCCCGGCGCTGGTCATCACGTTCCTCTACGGCCTGCTCGCGCTCTTCGGCTTCGACCAGGCGCGCGAAGAAGCGATCAACGCGACGATCTCGACGGCCATCCCGTACGTCCTGTTCACCGGCGTCGGCTTCGTCATCGGCGGCCTGGTCCTCGGCGCGGTGACCCACACCCTGGCCCGCCAGCTCGGCGGCACGGGCTCGTGGCAGCCGACGGTGGGCCTGTCGATGCTGATCATGTCGATGACGGACGCCCCGCGCCTGCTCTTCGCCCTCTTCCTGGGCGGCGAGAACTCCCTGGTCCAGATCGTGGGCTGGCTGACCTGGCTGGCGGCGGGCGCGCTGTTCACGTCGATGGTGAGCAAGTCGCACGACCTGCCGTGGCCGAAGGCGCTGGGAGCGTCGGCGATCCAGCTGATCGCACTGCTGTCGATCATCAAGCTGGGCACGATCTGA
- a CDS encoding VCBS repeat-containing protein has protein sequence MRPHTRTEHPQAAVTSRVAASLAVGCTALLLALTACSGPSSASDGKNGDTPPPAQARTRAETVSAPVPRGTGSRVPYDFNGDGHRDLVVDDLVKAPEDSHGDDAGIGVVYGSDDRDRPLDPSTRQLLSARVNAAKSGDTLPAAFDAESACDLDRDGFTDLIVSTDPPYNGIGAPPVPLQILFGSPQGLTGKAVTVRIPQQARFGNEWPEQPVCGDFDGDGKADLAVTASAGQVTFLHGPFTRTGAPRSAELLPDGGPYLYAPEPRSDTDGDGYDDLVAAARPHAPGRAGKGTLLLGSAKGPARPGGAYAFAAKDLPTAPLNATGATRTALLNHGDYDGDKKPDTVVRTYRGERQDLIALYPAGTTDQPLVTFSTALFLP, from the coding sequence GTGCGCCCACACACCCGCACCGAGCACCCGCAGGCAGCGGTCACCAGCAGGGTGGCGGCCTCCCTCGCCGTCGGCTGTACGGCCCTGCTGCTGGCGCTCACGGCCTGTTCGGGCCCGTCCTCCGCGTCCGACGGCAAGAACGGCGACACCCCGCCCCCGGCACAGGCACGGACCCGGGCGGAGACGGTGAGCGCCCCCGTCCCCCGCGGCACCGGCAGCCGCGTCCCGTACGACTTCAACGGCGACGGACACCGTGACCTGGTCGTCGACGACCTGGTGAAGGCGCCCGAGGACAGCCACGGCGACGACGCGGGCATCGGCGTCGTGTACGGCTCCGACGACCGCGACCGCCCCCTCGACCCCTCCACCCGGCAACTGCTGAGCGCCCGGGTGAACGCGGCGAAGTCCGGCGACACCCTGCCCGCCGCCTTCGACGCCGAGTCGGCCTGCGACCTGGACCGGGACGGCTTCACCGACCTGATCGTCTCCACCGACCCCCCGTACAACGGCATCGGCGCCCCGCCCGTACCGCTCCAGATCCTCTTCGGCTCCCCGCAGGGGCTGACGGGCAAGGCGGTCACCGTACGCATCCCGCAGCAGGCCCGGTTCGGCAACGAGTGGCCCGAGCAGCCGGTCTGCGGCGACTTCGACGGCGACGGGAAGGCCGACCTCGCGGTCACCGCCAGCGCCGGCCAGGTCACCTTCCTGCACGGCCCCTTCACCCGCACCGGGGCCCCGCGCAGCGCGGAACTGCTGCCCGACGGCGGCCCGTATCTCTACGCCCCCGAGCCCCGGTCCGACACCGACGGCGACGGTTACGACGACCTCGTCGCGGCGGCCCGCCCGCACGCCCCGGGACGGGCGGGCAAGGGCACCCTCCTCCTCGGCTCCGCGAAGGGCCCGGCGCGCCCGGGCGGCGCGTACGCGTTCGCGGCCAAGGACCTCCCCACCGCACCGCTGAACGCGACGGGCGCCACCCGCACCGCCCTCCTGAACCACGGCGACTACGACGGCGACAAGAAGCCGGACACGGTGGTGCGGACGTACCGGGGCGAGCGGCAGGACCTGATCGCGCTCTACCCGGCGGGTACCACGGACCAGCCCCTCGTCACCTTCTCCACGGCGCTGTTCCTCCCCTGA
- a CDS encoding (Fe-S)-binding protein, which yields MQLAAIIVSLVLTVVGVALICRAVAQIYRFVRLGQPVPAGSRTDHPKARTITLVKEFLGHTRMNRWGIVGFAHWFVAIGFLTLPPTLLQAYGQLFQADWVLPIIGTFLPFEMYIEFIGLMTVVGIVALMVIRLLNLPSRAGRKSRFAGSKAWQAYFVEYVILTIGLAILVLRGLEGAIHHVESYDAAYFVSYPLVLAFKGLSISTLQTLIYFTAMIKIGTSLIWMITVSLNTNMGVAWHRFLGFPNIWFKRNADGEVALGALQPMTTAGKEIDWDDPAEDAVFGVSQVEQFSWKGILDFSTCTECGRCQSQCPAWNTGKPLSPKLLIMSLRDHAHAKAPYLLAGGGKTMEGEEKASEEQLKDVPAAALAEAERPLIGTAEENGVIDPDVLWSCTTCGACVEQCPVDIEHIDHIVDMRRYQVMIESAFPSEAGTMLKNLEKKGNPWGLAKKARVEWTKEVDFEVPIVGKDVEDLTEVDYLYWVGCAGALEDRAKKTTKAFAELLHMAGVKFAIMGGDEKCTGDSARRLGNEPLFQQLGQENVAMLNMAYGEDEDDPETKKPKSSKKIVATCPHCFNTIANEYPQLGGEYEVIHHTQLLQHLIDEGKLIPVTPVEGLITYHDPCYLGRHNKIYTPPREIIAKVPGLRNEEMHRHKERGFCCGAGGARMWMEERIGKRINTERVDEALALNPDIVSTACPFCLVMLTDSVNGKKNDGQAKESIQVVDVSQLLLESVKTPMDPTGEPEQVDAPEPEPAQ from the coding sequence ATGCAACTCGCCGCGATCATCGTGTCGCTGGTGCTGACGGTCGTCGGCGTTGCGCTCATCTGCCGAGCCGTCGCACAGATCTACCGCTTCGTCCGCCTGGGCCAGCCCGTACCAGCAGGCAGCCGCACCGACCACCCCAAGGCCCGCACGATCACGCTGGTCAAGGAGTTCCTCGGCCACACCCGGATGAACCGGTGGGGCATCGTCGGCTTCGCCCACTGGTTCGTCGCGATCGGCTTCCTGACGCTGCCGCCCACACTGCTCCAGGCGTACGGCCAGCTCTTCCAGGCCGACTGGGTGCTGCCGATCATCGGCACGTTCCTGCCGTTCGAGATGTACATCGAGTTCATCGGCCTGATGACGGTCGTGGGCATCGTGGCGCTGATGGTGATCCGGCTGCTGAACCTGCCCTCCCGGGCCGGCCGCAAGTCCCGGTTCGCGGGTTCGAAGGCCTGGCAGGCGTACTTCGTCGAGTACGTCATCCTGACGATCGGCCTCGCGATCCTGGTGCTCCGCGGCCTTGAGGGCGCGATCCACCACGTCGAGAGCTACGACGCCGCGTACTTCGTGTCGTACCCGCTGGTGCTCGCCTTCAAGGGGCTGAGCATCAGCACGCTCCAGACGCTCATCTACTTCACCGCGATGATCAAGATCGGCACCTCGCTGATCTGGATGATCACGGTCTCGCTCAACACCAACATGGGTGTCGCCTGGCACCGCTTCCTCGGCTTCCCGAACATCTGGTTCAAGCGGAACGCCGACGGAGAGGTCGCGCTCGGCGCGCTCCAGCCGATGACGACGGCCGGCAAGGAGATCGACTGGGACGACCCGGCCGAGGACGCGGTCTTCGGTGTCTCCCAGGTCGAGCAGTTCTCCTGGAAGGGCATCCTCGACTTCTCCACCTGCACCGAGTGCGGCCGCTGCCAGTCGCAGTGCCCCGCCTGGAACACCGGCAAGCCGCTCTCGCCGAAGCTCCTGATCATGTCGCTGCGCGACCACGCGCACGCCAAGGCCCCCTACCTGCTGGCAGGCGGCGGCAAGACCATGGAGGGCGAGGAGAAGGCCTCCGAGGAGCAGCTCAAGGACGTTCCCGCGGCCGCCCTCGCCGAGGCCGAGCGCCCGCTGATCGGCACCGCCGAGGAGAACGGCGTCATCGACCCGGACGTCCTGTGGTCCTGCACCACCTGCGGCGCCTGTGTCGAGCAGTGCCCGGTCGACATCGAGCACATCGACCACATCGTCGACATGCGCCGCTACCAGGTGATGATCGAGTCCGCGTTCCCGTCCGAGGCGGGCACGATGCTCAAGAACCTGGAGAAGAAGGGCAACCCCTGGGGGCTCGCCAAGAAGGCGCGCGTCGAGTGGACCAAGGAGGTCGACTTCGAGGTCCCGATCGTCGGCAAGGACGTCGAGGACCTCACCGAGGTCGACTACCTGTACTGGGTCGGCTGCGCGGGCGCCCTGGAGGACCGGGCCAAGAAGACCACCAAGGCCTTCGCGGAACTGCTGCACATGGCGGGCGTCAAGTTCGCGATCATGGGCGGCGACGAGAAGTGCACCGGTGACTCCGCCCGCCGCCTGGGCAACGAGCCGCTGTTCCAGCAGCTCGGCCAGGAGAACGTGGCCATGCTGAACATGGCGTACGGCGAGGACGAGGACGACCCGGAGACGAAGAAGCCCAAGTCGTCGAAGAAGATCGTCGCGACCTGCCCGCACTGCTTCAACACGATCGCGAACGAGTACCCGCAGCTCGGCGGCGAGTACGAGGTCATCCACCACACCCAACTGCTCCAGCACCTCATCGACGAGGGCAAGCTGATCCCGGTGACCCCGGTCGAGGGCCTGATCACGTACCACGACCCGTGCTACCTGGGCCGGCACAACAAGATCTACACCCCGCCGCGCGAGATCATCGCGAAGGTCCCGGGACTGCGGAACGAGGAGATGCACCGCCACAAGGAGCGCGGCTTCTGCTGCGGCGCCGGCGGCGCCCGGATGTGGATGGAGGAGCGGATCGGCAAGCGCATCAACACCGAGCGCGTCGACGAGGCCCTCGCCCTCAACCCGGACATCGTCTCCACCGCCTGCCCGTTCTGCCTCGTCATGCTGACCGACTCGGTCAACGGCAAGAAGAACGACGGCCAGGCCAAGGAGTCCATCCAGGTCGTGGACGTCTCGCAGCTCCTCCTGGAGTCCGTGAAGACGCCCATGGACCCGACCGGTGAGCCGGAGCAGGTGGACGCACCGGAGCCGGAACCGGCACAGTGA
- a CDS encoding sugar transferase encodes MQDARKRHVRQTRPENRRTGSRTGGTGQPRPHAYAAESGTERGHFPSRPAARLAGLTDRVRRLADRALPRTTAERTLDLVLGTALLALTCPAVAVAALVLTARRTPGGAWDHRPRTGLGGRVFELRTLRTRRLRLDLFSRLPHVVRGDLALVGPAPLAPGDPRSTGSGARRWRQELRPGLTGLAQVRARSGMPWDDPALLDQHYAEHHGVVLDLAILAEAARNPLRDRLRKARRTKAHLSDADHRPPACGRVD; translated from the coding sequence ATGCAGGACGCGAGGAAGCGGCACGTACGGCAGACGCGACCGGAGAACCGGCGGACGGGAAGCCGGACAGGAGGCACAGGGCAGCCGCGCCCACACGCGTACGCGGCCGAGTCCGGCACGGAGAGGGGCCACTTCCCCTCCCGCCCCGCCGCACGCCTCGCGGGCCTCACCGACCGGGTGCGCCGGCTCGCGGACCGCGCCCTCCCCCGCACGACGGCCGAACGCACCCTGGACCTGGTGCTGGGCACCGCACTGCTGGCCCTGACCTGCCCCGCCGTCGCCGTGGCCGCGCTCGTCCTGACCGCGCGGCGCACCCCGGGCGGCGCCTGGGACCACCGGCCCCGGACGGGCCTGGGCGGCCGGGTCTTCGAGCTGCGCACCCTGCGGACCCGGAGACTCCGTCTGGACCTGTTCTCGCGGCTGCCGCACGTCGTGCGCGGCGACCTCGCCCTGGTCGGCCCCGCCCCGCTGGCCCCCGGCGACCCCCGGTCCACCGGGTCCGGCGCCCGGCGGTGGCGGCAGGAACTGCGGCCGGGACTGACCGGTCTGGCGCAGGTGCGCGCCCGCTCGGGCATGCCGTGGGACGACCCCGCCCTGCTGGACCAGCACTACGCAGAGCACCATGGAGTGGTGCTCGACCTGGCGATCCTCGCCGAAGCCGCCCGCAACCCCTTGCGGGACCGGCTCCGGAAGGCCCGCCGAACCAAGGCACACCTGAGCGACGCAGATCACCGCCCGCCCGCCTGCGGGAGGGTGGACTAA